From Microbacterium croceum, a single genomic window includes:
- a CDS encoding transglutaminase family protein, producing the protein MSRLRIVHRTGFRYEKPATASYNEARMLPHSREGQFVLQATLDISPTATQHSYADYWDTRVSTFEVLTPHQLLSVTATSIVDVRTTSPSTAAIDWDELAARIPLSLSLSEGVTQTPATAPDAEMIALAQRIRAEGRDVDATAFEICRTVGEAMEYQSGVTGVNSTARDAWPARSGVCQDIAHVALGVLRAVGIPARYVSGYLHPDPTAPIGQPVIGESHAWVEWYSGEWRGYDPTNLAEIGESHVYVGHGRDYADVAPLRGVYAGPSASELFVSVEVTRLE; encoded by the coding sequence GTGAGCCGTCTGCGGATCGTGCATCGGACCGGGTTCCGCTACGAGAAGCCGGCGACCGCGTCGTACAACGAGGCGCGGATGCTTCCGCACTCGCGCGAGGGCCAGTTCGTGCTGCAGGCGACGCTCGACATCTCGCCGACCGCGACCCAGCACTCGTATGCGGACTACTGGGACACCCGGGTGTCGACCTTCGAAGTGCTGACTCCGCATCAGCTGCTGTCGGTCACCGCGACGAGCATCGTGGACGTGCGGACGACGTCCCCGTCGACTGCCGCGATCGACTGGGACGAGCTCGCCGCCCGCATCCCGCTGTCGCTCTCGCTCTCCGAGGGGGTCACACAGACCCCCGCCACGGCGCCCGATGCCGAGATGATCGCGCTCGCGCAGCGGATCAGGGCCGAAGGGCGAGACGTCGACGCCACCGCGTTCGAGATCTGTCGCACGGTCGGCGAGGCCATGGAGTACCAGAGCGGCGTCACCGGGGTGAACTCCACTGCACGAGACGCGTGGCCCGCGCGCTCGGGTGTCTGCCAGGACATCGCCCACGTCGCGCTCGGCGTGCTGCGCGCGGTCGGCATCCCGGCGCGCTACGTGTCCGGATATCTGCATCCTGATCCGACGGCGCCGATCGGGCAGCCCGTCATCGGCGAATCCCACGCCTGGGTCGAGTGGTACTCGGGGGAGTGGCGAGGGTACGACCCGACCAATCTCGCCGAGATCGGGGAGTCGCACGTGTACGTCGGCCATGGTCGCGACTACGCCGATGTGGCGCCGCTGCGGGGCGTGTACGCCGGGCCGAGTGCCTCGGAGCTCTTCGTGTCGGTCGAGGTCACGCGGCTGGAGTGA
- a CDS encoding phosphoribosyltransferase, giving the protein MQENEPVTDATIERETLTWDGFGAATRELARTIVDSGFVPEVVVAIARGGLLPAGAIAYGLGAKNCGAINVEFYTGIGTVLDAPEVLPPELDMAYLDGRRVLLVDDVADSGRTLALAVQLLKDKGADVRSVTIYTKPTTIIQPDYAWKDTDLWINFPWSFQGTVVEEDQGLAPSA; this is encoded by the coding sequence ATGCAGGAGAATGAACCGGTGACTGATGCAACGATCGAGCGCGAGACGCTCACCTGGGACGGATTCGGCGCGGCGACCCGCGAGCTCGCACGCACCATCGTCGACAGCGGGTTCGTGCCCGAGGTCGTCGTGGCGATCGCGCGCGGGGGCTTGCTGCCGGCCGGTGCCATCGCCTACGGTCTGGGGGCGAAGAACTGCGGCGCGATCAACGTCGAGTTCTACACCGGCATCGGCACCGTGCTCGACGCCCCGGAGGTGCTGCCGCCGGAGCTCGACATGGCCTACCTCGACGGCCGCCGCGTGCTGCTGGTCGACGATGTCGCGGACTCCGGTCGCACCCTCGCCCTCGCCGTGCAGCTGCTGAAGGACAAGGGGGCCGATGTGCGCTCGGTCACCATCTACACGAAGCCCACGACGATCATCCAGCCCGACTACGCCTGGAAGGACACCGATCTGTGGATCAACTTCCCGTGGTCGTTCCAGGGCACCGTGGTCGAAGAAGACCAGGGACTCGCTCCCTCCGCCTGA
- a CDS encoding ATP-dependent DNA ligase codes for MMLSELVTTTEEVAATRSRLAKIDALAGLLARAEPAEIAPLVGLLLAAPRQGRLGVGWRGIAALDVHHADASTLRVADVDQALDALAAASGTGSNTSRSVILGDLAARTTAGEWDFLTRSILGELRTGALGGVLLDAIARASGRAPALVRRAAMLSGDLGTSAHLALTGTAAELEAVGLQVGRPVLPMLAGTAASPTAALEITGRASVEYKLDGARIQVHRHGEEVGVYTRSLADITHRVPELVEIVRSLPARDLILDGETLSLDEDGGPRPFQETMSRFGADVSRELLLRPWFFDLLHVDGRDLIDEPLSTRLAELERVASDWRIPGIVTADAAAAEELSRDALAAGHEGVVIKAIDSPYAAGRRGTSWVKVKPVLTYDLVVLGAEWGSGRRQGWLSNLHLGALDPDGEFGEPGAFVMVGKTFKGLTDALLQWQTQTFPEFETHRSAAAVFLRPEIVVEIAIDGVQRSPRYPGGIALRFARVKGYRADKTAAEADTIQTLRALLPS; via the coding sequence ATGATGCTCTCCGAGCTCGTCACCACGACAGAAGAGGTCGCAGCGACCCGATCGCGCCTCGCGAAGATCGACGCCCTGGCCGGTTTGCTCGCGCGCGCTGAACCCGCAGAGATCGCGCCGCTCGTCGGGCTGCTGCTGGCGGCGCCGCGACAGGGGCGCCTCGGAGTGGGCTGGCGAGGGATCGCGGCCCTCGACGTGCATCATGCGGATGCATCGACACTGCGCGTCGCCGACGTCGATCAGGCTCTCGATGCTCTGGCCGCGGCATCCGGCACGGGGTCGAACACGTCTCGCAGCGTCATCCTCGGCGACCTCGCCGCCCGCACCACGGCTGGCGAATGGGACTTCCTGACCAGGTCGATCCTGGGCGAACTGCGCACGGGAGCGCTCGGCGGCGTGCTGCTCGACGCGATCGCTCGTGCCTCCGGTCGCGCGCCCGCCCTCGTCCGTCGCGCGGCCATGCTCTCGGGAGATCTCGGCACGAGCGCGCACCTCGCGCTCACCGGCACCGCCGCGGAACTCGAGGCCGTCGGCCTGCAGGTCGGCCGCCCGGTACTGCCGATGCTCGCCGGTACCGCCGCGAGTCCTACCGCCGCACTCGAGATCACCGGCAGGGCCTCAGTCGAGTACAAACTCGACGGCGCCCGCATCCAGGTGCACCGCCATGGCGAGGAGGTCGGCGTGTACACGCGGAGCCTGGCCGACATCACGCACCGGGTGCCGGAGCTCGTCGAGATCGTGCGATCGCTTCCCGCCCGCGATCTGATCCTGGACGGAGAGACGCTCTCACTCGATGAGGACGGGGGCCCACGCCCGTTCCAGGAGACGATGTCGCGGTTCGGCGCCGATGTCTCCCGAGAGCTCCTGCTGCGCCCCTGGTTCTTCGACCTGCTGCACGTCGACGGCCGCGACCTCATCGACGAGCCGCTCTCCACCCGCCTCGCGGAGCTCGAGCGCGTCGCCTCCGACTGGCGCATCCCCGGCATCGTCACGGCCGACGCCGCTGCGGCTGAGGAGCTCTCCCGAGACGCCCTCGCCGCCGGCCATGAGGGCGTCGTCATCAAGGCGATCGACTCGCCGTACGCCGCAGGAAGGCGCGGCACCTCCTGGGTGAAGGTCAAGCCCGTGCTGACCTACGACCTCGTGGTGCTCGGCGCGGAATGGGGATCCGGTCGACGTCAGGGCTGGTTGTCGAACCTGCATCTGGGTGCGCTCGACCCGGACGGCGAGTTCGGGGAGCCCGGCGCCTTCGTGATGGTCGGCAAGACGTTCAAGGGGCTCACCGATGCCCTGCTGCAGTGGCAGACGCAGACGTTCCCCGAGTTCGAGACGCACCGCTCGGCCGCCGCCGTGTTCCTCCGGCCGGAGATCGTGGTCGAGATCGCGATCGACGGCGTGCAGCGCTCGCCCCGCTATCCCGGGGGGATCGCGCTGCGCTTCGCCCGGGTCAAGGGCTACCGCGCCGACAAGACCGCCGCCGAAGCCGACACGATCCAGACGCTGCGCGCACTGCTGCCGAGCTGA
- a CDS encoding enoyl-CoA hydratase/isomerase family protein, with protein sequence MIDLTIADDVAHITLNAPAKLNSLDEQALRDLGAAYDEAERAGVRALVLRGEGRAFCAGRDISGVDPRDDDVIGYLGGLVTPLLQRMARFPAPTFAAAHGACLGVGLGLLVATDVVYVAESAKIGSPFAALGATLDSGGHALFLDRLGAHKTLDLIYTGRLMTGAEAVTSGLFSRVFPDDQVIEAATDAAAVAARGATAAFLASKHLIARIRDERLTLWDAVGIENAAQAALCDTDDYREGFAAFQEKRKPVFRGV encoded by the coding sequence ATGATCGACCTGACCATCGCCGACGACGTCGCGCACATCACGCTCAACGCCCCGGCGAAGCTGAACTCCCTCGACGAACAGGCGCTGCGCGATCTCGGCGCCGCCTATGACGAGGCGGAGCGGGCCGGCGTCCGCGCCCTGGTGCTCCGCGGCGAAGGGCGTGCGTTCTGCGCCGGACGCGACATCTCGGGCGTCGACCCGCGCGACGACGACGTGATCGGCTACCTCGGCGGCCTGGTGACGCCACTGCTGCAGCGGATGGCGCGATTCCCCGCCCCCACCTTCGCCGCGGCGCATGGCGCCTGTCTGGGTGTCGGACTCGGCCTGCTGGTCGCGACCGATGTCGTGTACGTCGCGGAGTCCGCGAAGATCGGCTCTCCGTTCGCCGCGCTCGGCGCGACCCTCGACTCGGGCGGGCACGCGCTGTTCCTCGACCGGCTCGGCGCGCACAAGACGCTCGACCTGATCTATACCGGACGGCTGATGACCGGCGCAGAGGCGGTGACCTCCGGACTCTTCTCGCGCGTGTTCCCCGACGACCAGGTCATCGAGGCGGCGACGGACGCCGCAGCTGTGGCCGCCCGCGGAGCCACGGCGGCGTTCCTCGCGAGCAAGCACCTCATCGCCCGCATCCGCGATGAGCGGCTCACGCTGTGGGATGCGGTCGGCATCGAGAACGCTGCTCAGGCTGCACTGTGCGACACGGACGACTACCGCGAGGGCTTCGCCGCGTTCCAGGAGAAGCGGAAGCCGGTGTTCCGCGGGGTCTGA
- the paaE gene encoding 1,2-phenylacetyl-CoA epoxidase subunit PaaE — MSLFTSSPAAVSREVPRTDAAPRKRARFHTLTVEDVRPLTDDAVEVTFTVPAALADDYDHLPGQYVALRTTLDGVEVRRSYSLCRAPEHRDDGGATRLSVAVKRDEGGLFSTWAQTGLHPGFAIDVMSPQGTFTSALDDLDHRHIVGIAAGSGITPLMALAHTVLTRSETSRFTLLYTNRATLDVMFLEDLADLKDRYPTRLVLHHVLSREQRTAPVLSGRIDEEKLRTILGTLILPSTVDEWFLCGPLALVDLCREVLADVGVDRSHIRFELFTTGDEPARAARPVEVRAGQKTVRIEVTLDGVSSTVESPVDAHESVLNAALRVRPDAPFACAGGVCGTCRARVVEGSVTMTENYALEPDELERGFVLTCQSHPTSDRVVVDYDV; from the coding sequence ATGTCGCTCTTCACTTCATCCCCTGCTGCCGTCTCGCGCGAGGTTCCCCGCACCGATGCGGCGCCACGAAAGCGCGCCCGCTTCCACACCCTCACGGTCGAGGACGTGCGACCTCTGACCGACGACGCGGTCGAGGTCACGTTCACGGTGCCCGCTGCGCTCGCCGACGACTACGACCACCTTCCCGGTCAGTACGTGGCCTTGCGCACCACACTCGACGGCGTCGAGGTGCGGCGCTCCTATTCCCTGTGCCGCGCACCCGAGCACCGCGACGACGGCGGTGCCACCCGCCTGAGCGTGGCGGTGAAGCGCGACGAGGGAGGGCTGTTCTCCACCTGGGCGCAGACCGGACTGCATCCCGGATTCGCGATCGACGTGATGAGCCCGCAGGGCACGTTCACCTCGGCACTCGACGATCTCGACCACCGGCACATCGTCGGCATCGCCGCCGGCTCCGGCATCACTCCGCTCATGGCGCTGGCACACACCGTGCTGACGCGGTCGGAAACCTCGCGCTTCACCCTGCTGTACACGAACAGGGCCACCCTCGACGTCATGTTCCTGGAAGACCTCGCCGACCTCAAGGACCGCTACCCCACCCGTCTGGTGCTGCATCACGTGCTCTCGCGCGAGCAGCGCACCGCCCCTGTGCTCTCGGGGCGGATCGACGAGGAGAAGCTGCGGACGATCCTCGGCACCCTGATCCTGCCGTCGACCGTCGACGAGTGGTTCCTGTGCGGCCCCTTGGCCCTGGTGGACCTGTGCCGCGAGGTGCTCGCCGACGTCGGCGTCGATCGCTCGCACATCCGCTTCGAGCTGTTCACGACCGGTGACGAGCCGGCGCGCGCCGCACGACCCGTTGAGGTGCGCGCCGGGCAGAAGACCGTGCGCATCGAGGTCACGCTCGACGGCGTCTCGTCGACGGTGGAGAGCCCGGTCGACGCGCACGAGTCGGTGTTGAACGCCGCACTGCGCGTGCGGCCGGACGCCCCGTTCGCGTGCGCGGGCGGAGTCTGCGGCACCTGCCGGGCGCGCGTCGTGGAGGGCAGCGTGACCATGACCGAGAACTACGCCCTGGAGCCGGACGAGCTCGAGCGCGGCTTCGTGCTCACCTGCCAGTCCCACCCCACCAGCGACCGTGTGGTCGTGGACTACGACGTCTGA
- the paaD gene encoding 1,2-phenylacetyl-CoA epoxidase subunit PaaD — translation MIPVHSDDTTPTQEAWRIAAAVADPEVPVLTIEDLGVLRAVVVDGSRVSVDITPTYSGCPAMDTIRDDVILALTAAGYREVEVRLVLSPAWTTDWMTDAGKTKLAEYGIAPPSGRAAVSTGPIRLALSVRCPRCGSLDTREVSRFGSTSCKALFECRACLEPFDHFKVH, via the coding sequence GTGATTCCGGTGCACAGCGACGACACGACTCCGACGCAGGAGGCCTGGCGCATCGCGGCGGCCGTCGCCGACCCCGAGGTGCCCGTGCTCACGATCGAGGATCTCGGCGTGCTGCGGGCAGTCGTGGTCGACGGATCGCGCGTGTCAGTCGACATCACCCCGACTTACAGCGGCTGCCCGGCGATGGACACGATCCGTGACGACGTCATCCTCGCGCTCACCGCGGCGGGGTATCGGGAGGTGGAGGTGCGCCTCGTGCTCTCCCCCGCCTGGACGACGGACTGGATGACCGATGCCGGCAAGACCAAGCTCGCCGAGTACGGCATCGCACCGCCCTCGGGGCGCGCAGCTGTGTCTACGGGCCCCATCCGCCTGGCGCTGAGCGTGCGCTGCCCGCGCTGCGGATCCCTCGACACCCGCGAGGTCTCGCGGTTCGGCTCGACCTCATGCAAGGCCCTGTTCGAGTGCCGCGCGTGCCTCGAGCCGTTCGATCACTTCAAGGTGCACTGA